Proteins found in one Planctomycetes bacterium MalM25 genomic segment:
- the uao gene encoding Uric acid degradation bifunctional protein — protein sequence MNGATTVWLNGLDTEQAEVALLRCCGSRWWAARVAADRPYADTEALAVATERAFDAMPDDAWLEAIRSHPKIGDFESLKMKYAGNREWSGGEQAGAAAADEETLRRLAAGNDAYQRRFGYLFVVCATGKSAAQMLALLEERLNNEVGAELRLASDEQRKITRLRLAKLRPSTDPS from the coding sequence GTGAACGGTGCCACCACCGTTTGGCTGAACGGCCTCGACACGGAGCAAGCCGAAGTGGCGCTGCTCCGTTGCTGCGGCTCACGCTGGTGGGCGGCGCGTGTGGCGGCGGACCGACCCTACGCCGATACCGAAGCCCTCGCCGTCGCGACCGAGCGGGCGTTCGACGCGATGCCGGACGACGCCTGGCTCGAGGCGATCCGCAGCCACCCCAAGATCGGCGACTTCGAGTCGCTCAAGATGAAGTACGCGGGCAACCGCGAGTGGTCCGGCGGCGAGCAGGCGGGCGCCGCCGCGGCCGACGAGGAGACTCTCCGCCGCCTGGCCGCCGGCAACGACGCCTACCAGCGGCGGTTCGGTTACCTGTTCGTCGTCTGCGCGACCGGCAAATCGGCCGCCCAGATGCTCGCGTTGCTCGAAGAGCGGCTCAACAACGAGGTGGGTGCCGAGCTTCGCCTCGCCTCCGACGAACAGCGGAAGATAACCCGGCTTCGACTTGCTAAACTACGCCCTTCGACCGACCCGTCCTAA
- the kdhB gene encoding 6-hydroxypseudooxynicotine dehydrogenase complex subunit beta gives MRDRLVFYVNGSRQEVRGEAAGFTLSDYLRHGRGGPRLTGTKIACAEGDCGACTVLVGRPNEAGDGFTYQTIDACIAFVYQLDRTHVVTVEGLGEGERLSPVQDAMVECHGSQCGFCTPGFVMALQGLVEDANGPLTEDTLRLGLSGNLCRCTGYSQILDAGRRCDPKAIGGVSGTFATGAMLEDFAKLGEGGVHVNADGADAVEVFLPSRLKELLAARASHPHAKLVSGATDLGVQFNHGKIAPTAVIATAGVDALQEMEVADGVLTVGAAVTWSRLEAFSKEAIPEYHGILTRFGSPQVRHAGTLAGNLANASPIADSIPFHYVAGSTIELASVRGERSIPIEAFYLGYKKLDLADDEVIVAVRTPLPTEATRLKLYKVSKRRDMDISTVTLAIWFETAGDMITTARLAAGGVGPTVVRLPLAEEALLGQEFSLDALRTAGETARKEVTPISDVRGSAGFRSQLVENLFTKCWHDLTSTEQVV, from the coding sequence ATGCGTGATCGCCTCGTTTTCTATGTCAACGGCTCGCGGCAAGAGGTCCGCGGCGAGGCGGCGGGGTTCACCCTCAGCGATTACCTCCGCCACGGCCGCGGCGGACCGCGTCTGACCGGCACGAAGATCGCCTGCGCCGAGGGGGATTGCGGCGCGTGCACCGTGCTTGTTGGCCGCCCGAACGAAGCGGGCGACGGTTTCACCTACCAGACCATCGACGCCTGCATCGCGTTCGTTTACCAACTCGATCGGACTCACGTCGTCACGGTCGAAGGGCTCGGTGAGGGCGAGCGCTTGTCGCCGGTCCAGGACGCCATGGTCGAGTGCCACGGCAGCCAGTGCGGGTTCTGCACCCCCGGCTTCGTGATGGCGCTGCAAGGCCTCGTTGAAGACGCGAACGGCCCGCTGACCGAAGACACCCTCCGCCTGGGGCTCTCGGGCAACCTCTGCCGCTGCACCGGTTACTCGCAGATCCTCGACGCCGGGCGGCGTTGTGACCCTAAAGCGATCGGCGGCGTGAGCGGCACGTTCGCCACCGGGGCGATGCTGGAAGACTTCGCCAAGCTCGGCGAAGGGGGCGTTCACGTCAATGCGGATGGTGCGGACGCCGTCGAGGTCTTCCTGCCGAGCCGCCTGAAGGAGCTGTTGGCGGCCCGGGCGTCGCACCCGCACGCCAAGCTCGTGAGCGGAGCGACCGACCTCGGCGTGCAGTTCAACCACGGCAAGATCGCCCCCACGGCCGTCATCGCCACTGCGGGCGTTGACGCGTTGCAAGAGATGGAGGTTGCCGATGGCGTACTCACCGTCGGCGCGGCCGTGACCTGGTCGCGTCTCGAAGCGTTCAGCAAGGAGGCGATCCCCGAGTACCACGGGATCCTCACCCGCTTCGGCAGCCCCCAGGTCCGCCACGCTGGTACGCTGGCGGGCAACCTGGCGAACGCCTCGCCGATCGCCGACTCGATCCCCTTCCACTACGTCGCCGGGTCGACGATCGAACTGGCCAGCGTGCGTGGCGAGCGCAGCATCCCGATCGAGGCGTTTTACCTCGGTTACAAGAAGCTCGACCTGGCCGACGACGAGGTGATCGTCGCCGTTCGCACGCCGCTGCCGACCGAGGCGACACGCCTGAAGCTCTACAAGGTGTCGAAGCGGCGTGACATGGACATCAGCACGGTCACGCTGGCGATCTGGTTCGAAACGGCCGGCGATATGATCACGACGGCGCGCCTCGCGGCTGGCGGGGTCGGGCCGACGGTCGTGCGTCTGCCGCTCGCCGAGGAGGCCTTGCTAGGGCAGGAGTTCTCCCTCGACGCCTTGCGAACCGCTGGCGAAACAGCACGCAAAGAAGTCACGCCGATCTCCGACGTCCGCGGCAGCGCCGGCTTCCGCTCGCAGCTCGTCGAGAACCTCTTCACGAAGTGCTGGCACGACCTGACTTCTACTGAGCAGGTGGTGTGA
- the pucG gene encoding Purine catabolism protein PucG, whose product MLNVPARKLHGPGPSPVAPSVLEALAKPCIGHMDPAFMGIMNEVREMLQQVFRTENEMTLACSGTGSAGAEMLMDNLVEPGDVCLIGINGVFGGRLTEKARRAGGEVHNLNAEWGQVFDTDEIVAKIEELKPDLVAFVHAETSTGACQPFDKLAEATHKHGGLLVMDCVTSFAGMPLEIDAWGVDAAYTGTQKCLSCPPGLGPVTLSERAMHKANNRKSPANSWYLDLSLVGNYWGGSRAYHHTAPVNMNYALHEALRLVLEEGLGNRWERHQAAHERLKAGLEKRGFEYASDPDNSLPMLNLVKVPASVADEAAARKSLLENHDLEIGGGLGKLAGECWRIGIMGHGARDENVDDILACLDTVL is encoded by the coding sequence ATGCTGAACGTCCCCGCCCGCAAGCTGCACGGCCCCGGCCCCTCTCCCGTTGCACCCTCGGTGCTCGAAGCGCTCGCCAAGCCCTGCATCGGTCACATGGACCCCGCCTTCATGGGGATCATGAACGAGGTCCGCGAGATGCTGCAGCAGGTGTTTCGCACCGAGAACGAGATGACGCTCGCCTGCTCCGGCACCGGGTCGGCGGGGGCCGAGATGCTCATGGACAACCTCGTCGAGCCGGGCGACGTCTGCCTGATCGGCATCAACGGCGTGTTCGGCGGGCGGCTCACGGAGAAGGCGCGCCGCGCGGGCGGCGAGGTGCACAACCTCAACGCCGAGTGGGGACAGGTCTTCGACACCGACGAGATCGTCGCCAAGATCGAAGAGCTTAAGCCCGACCTCGTCGCCTTCGTCCACGCGGAGACTTCGACCGGCGCCTGCCAGCCCTTCGACAAGCTCGCCGAGGCGACGCACAAGCACGGGGGCCTGCTGGTGATGGACTGCGTGACTTCGTTTGCCGGGATGCCCCTTGAGATCGACGCCTGGGGCGTCGACGCGGCGTACACCGGCACGCAAAAGTGCCTCTCGTGCCCGCCCGGTCTCGGACCGGTCACGCTCTCCGAGCGGGCGATGCACAAGGCGAACAATCGCAAGTCGCCAGCCAACTCGTGGTACCTCGACCTGAGCCTCGTCGGCAACTATTGGGGCGGCAGCCGCGCCTACCACCACACGGCGCCGGTGAACATGAACTACGCGTTGCACGAGGCGCTCCGCCTCGTCCTGGAGGAGGGCCTCGGGAACCGCTGGGAACGCCACCAAGCCGCCCACGAACGCCTCAAGGCGGGGCTGGAGAAGCGTGGCTTCGAGTACGCCTCGGATCCCGACAATTCGCTGCCGATGCTCAACCTCGTGAAGGTGCCCGCTTCGGTCGCGGACGAGGCCGCCGCCCGCAAGTCGCTGCTGGAGAACCACGACCTCGAGATCGGCGGCGGGCTCGGCAAGCTGGCGGGCGAATGCTGGCGGATCGGCATCATGGGGCACGGCGCCCGCGACGAGAACGTCGACGACATCCTCGCCTGCCTGGACACCGTCCTGTAG
- the mop gene encoding Aldehyde oxidoreductase, with amino-acid sequence MASIGKPLQHDSARGHVTGTAHYLDDLPPQAGELCVELVGSPATAGRIKSIDLKQAAAVPGVVCLLTHADLSGPNHFGPIIPDEPFLAAEEVAYLGQPVVVIGAENAAAARRARELVVIEVDERDPVLSIDDAIAAESYLGPVRRMASPAAEDDDTFEAALKGAAHTLEGRFHSGGQEQFYFETQSAIALPGEQGAIRVLSSTQNTTDTQAVVAEALGLGMHEVVCECQRMGGAFGGKETQSAITAVAAAMVAQKCGRPARLVLSRSDDSLITGKRHAYQSDYRIAFNAEGVLIAAELAFYSNGGAFADLSTSVMERTMLHADNAYHVPLMRVTGTVCRTNLPPNTAFRGFGGPQGVAVIEGCLQEVARVVGRDAFDVRRDNLYRDEDPQRSVTHYGQIVRDHVLAETFDALEESSDYRARVAAVERFNAESATHVKGIAVSAIKFGISFTTKFLNQANALVNVYTDGTVQVSTGGTEMGQGLYTKIRQLVADAFGLSTDRVRMMATSTEKSNNTSPTAASAGTDLNGAAALNACDEILGRMRAYAATRFADEERGLVAAPEHAFVEGGWVYDDRDPARRIPFGEFCADARRERVDLGARGFYATPGVDYNRETGRGNPFFYYTTGAAIAEVTIDRFTGDLTFDRADLLMDIGESLNPGIDRGQVIGGFIQGVGWVTDEELRYDGGRLLSTGPTTYKIPNVTDLPRELNVAFIDNPKHTKNVRRSKAVGEPPLMLGVCVWMAAKHALSFVGAGDTSGLAIPATGEELLWCLTKSLRSD; translated from the coding sequence ATGGCGTCGATCGGCAAACCGCTGCAACACGACTCGGCACGAGGGCACGTCACTGGCACGGCGCACTACCTCGACGACCTGCCCCCGCAAGCGGGCGAGCTGTGCGTCGAGCTCGTCGGATCGCCCGCGACGGCCGGGCGTATCAAGTCGATCGACCTCAAGCAGGCCGCCGCCGTCCCCGGTGTCGTCTGCCTGCTCACACACGCCGACCTCAGCGGGCCGAACCACTTCGGGCCCATCATCCCGGACGAACCGTTCCTCGCCGCGGAAGAGGTCGCCTACTTGGGGCAACCGGTCGTGGTGATCGGCGCCGAGAACGCGGCCGCCGCGCGGAGGGCGCGGGAGCTGGTCGTCATCGAGGTCGACGAGCGCGATCCCGTCCTCTCGATCGACGACGCGATCGCGGCCGAGTCGTACCTCGGCCCCGTACGCCGCATGGCGAGCCCCGCCGCCGAGGACGACGACACGTTCGAGGCCGCTCTTAAGGGGGCGGCGCACACGCTCGAAGGCCGTTTCCACTCGGGCGGGCAGGAGCAGTTCTACTTCGAGACCCAATCGGCGATCGCGCTGCCCGGCGAGCAGGGTGCGATCCGCGTCCTCTCCTCGACGCAGAACACGACCGATACCCAGGCCGTCGTCGCCGAGGCGCTCGGCCTCGGCATGCACGAGGTCGTCTGCGAGTGCCAGCGGATGGGGGGCGCCTTCGGGGGCAAGGAGACGCAGTCGGCGATCACCGCGGTGGCGGCGGCGATGGTCGCTCAGAAGTGCGGCCGCCCGGCGCGGCTCGTCCTGTCGCGGAGCGACGACTCGCTAATCACCGGCAAACGCCACGCCTACCAGAGCGATTACCGAATCGCATTCAACGCCGAGGGCGTGCTGATCGCCGCGGAGCTGGCGTTCTACTCCAACGGGGGCGCGTTCGCCGACCTGTCGACGTCGGTCATGGAGCGGACGATGCTTCACGCCGACAACGCGTACCACGTCCCGCTGATGCGGGTCACGGGAACCGTCTGCCGGACCAACCTGCCGCCCAACACCGCCTTCCGCGGGTTCGGCGGCCCACAGGGGGTGGCGGTCATCGAGGGCTGTCTGCAGGAGGTCGCCCGCGTCGTCGGCCGCGACGCGTTCGACGTGCGTCGTGACAACCTTTATCGCGACGAGGACCCGCAGCGGTCGGTCACCCACTACGGGCAGATCGTCCGCGACCATGTCCTGGCGGAGACCTTCGATGCGCTCGAAGAGTCGTCCGACTACCGAGCCCGCGTCGCCGCGGTCGAGCGGTTCAACGCCGAGAGCGCGACGCACGTGAAGGGGATCGCGGTGTCGGCGATCAAGTTCGGCATCTCATTCACGACCAAGTTCCTGAACCAGGCGAACGCCCTGGTCAATGTCTACACCGACGGCACGGTACAGGTGTCGACCGGCGGGACCGAGATGGGGCAGGGGCTCTACACGAAGATCCGCCAGCTGGTGGCGGACGCGTTCGGCCTGTCGACCGACCGCGTGCGGATGATGGCCACGTCCACCGAGAAGAGCAACAACACCTCGCCGACCGCCGCCAGCGCCGGGACCGACCTGAACGGCGCCGCTGCCCTGAACGCTTGCGACGAGATCCTCGGGCGGATGCGGGCGTACGCGGCGACGCGGTTCGCCGATGAAGAGCGCGGACTCGTCGCCGCCCCCGAGCACGCGTTTGTCGAAGGGGGCTGGGTCTACGACGACCGCGACCCGGCGCGACGGATCCCCTTCGGCGAGTTCTGCGCCGACGCCCGACGGGAGCGCGTCGACCTGGGCGCCCGCGGCTTCTACGCCACGCCGGGCGTCGATTACAACCGCGAGACGGGCCGCGGCAACCCGTTCTTCTACTACACCACGGGCGCCGCGATCGCCGAGGTCACGATCGACCGCTTCACAGGCGACCTCACGTTCGACCGCGCCGACCTGCTGATGGATATCGGCGAGAGCCTCAACCCGGGGATCGATCGCGGCCAGGTGATCGGCGGATTCATCCAGGGGGTCGGTTGGGTGACCGATGAAGAGCTCCGCTACGACGGCGGCCGGCTGCTCAGCACCGGTCCGACGACCTATAAGATCCCGAACGTCACGGACCTGCCGCGCGAACTGAACGTCGCCTTCATCGACAACCCGAAGCACACGAAGAACGTGCGCCGCAGCAAGGCGGTGGGCGAGCCGCCGCTCATGCTGGGCGTCTGCGTCTGGATGGCGGCGAAGCACGCCCTGTCGTTTGTCGGCGCCGGCGACACGTCCGGGCTCGCCATCCCCGCGACCGGCGAGGAGCTGCTCTGGTGCCTGACGAAGTCCTTGCGGTCGGACTGA
- the hiuH_1 gene encoding 5-hydroxyisourate hydrolase precursor, producing MSSITTHILDTALGRPAEGIAVTLSRLNSEGVAEPLSVATTNADGRVDPMTPPGGLTADTYRLMFQTAPYFAAAGRESFYPSVEIAFHVADPTQHYHVPLLLSPFGYSTYRGS from the coding sequence ATGAGTTCGATCACCACTCACATCCTCGACACCGCTCTCGGCCGGCCGGCCGAGGGGATCGCGGTGACGCTCTCGCGTTTAAACTCCGAGGGAGTTGCGGAACCTCTTAGCGTGGCGACGACCAACGCCGACGGCCGCGTCGATCCGATGACGCCCCCGGGCGGCCTGACGGCGGACACGTACCGCCTGATGTTTCAGACGGCCCCCTACTTCGCCGCTGCCGGCCGCGAGTCGTTCTACCCGTCGGTCGAGATCGCCTTCCACGTCGCCGACCCGACACAGCACTACCACGTTCCGCTGCTGCTCTCGCCCTTCGGCTACTCCACTTACCGCGGCAGCTGA
- the hyuC gene encoding Hydantoin utilization protein C encodes MQRCSAIADCTEEPGRITRRCLTGPMVQAHERLSAWMRDAGLDPHADHAGNLIGRRTTSKDSARVLLIGSHLDSVPGAGRYDGVLGVLMGLAAVEALRDANLPFEIHVIGFSEEEGVRFSMPYLGSSAVAGCFQSEWFERTDPAGVCLRDALTQFGAEPGRIDQAAYSADRVIGYLEPHLEQGPTLERLKQPLGVVSGIVGQTRLRIELRGEAGHAGTTPMEGRCDALVAAAQVVTAVRDIARRTEGLRATVGRIENSPNAPNVIPDRVVLSLDVRHPLDGPREAAIGAMVAEAGRVAKAEGCGMQLYEDSAQDAVAVNEPLTNQLADAIAACGCKPHRVPSGAGHDAVVMAKRFPVAMLFLRHPGAVSHHPDERVDTEDVATGIEAMTRFVLNLAKQDQSTATLSST; translated from the coding sequence ATGCAACGGTGCTCGGCGATCGCGGATTGCACCGAGGAACCCGGCCGCATCACCCGGAGGTGCCTGACGGGGCCCATGGTCCAAGCGCACGAGCGGTTGAGCGCCTGGATGCGTGACGCCGGGCTCGATCCGCACGCCGACCATGCGGGTAACCTGATCGGTCGACGGACCACTTCCAAGGACTCGGCTCGCGTCCTGCTCATCGGATCGCACCTCGACAGCGTGCCCGGCGCGGGCCGCTACGACGGCGTTCTCGGCGTGTTGATGGGGCTCGCCGCCGTCGAGGCGCTGCGTGACGCCAACCTGCCTTTCGAGATCCACGTGATCGGGTTCAGCGAGGAGGAGGGCGTCCGGTTCAGCATGCCTTACCTCGGCAGCAGCGCGGTCGCCGGTTGCTTCCAGAGCGAGTGGTTCGAGCGAACCGACCCGGCGGGCGTCTGCCTGCGTGACGCCCTCACTCAGTTCGGCGCCGAGCCGGGACGCATCGACCAAGCCGCCTACTCGGCGGACCGGGTGATCGGCTACCTCGAGCCTCACCTCGAGCAAGGGCCCACGCTCGAACGCCTCAAGCAGCCGCTCGGCGTCGTGTCGGGCATCGTCGGCCAGACCCGTCTGCGAATCGAGTTGCGGGGCGAAGCGGGCCACGCCGGAACAACCCCGATGGAGGGGCGCTGCGACGCCCTCGTCGCGGCCGCCCAGGTGGTCACCGCGGTCCGCGACATCGCCCGCAGAACCGAAGGGCTGCGCGCCACCGTCGGCAGGATCGAGAACTCACCCAACGCCCCTAATGTGATTCCCGATCGCGTCGTACTCTCGCTCGACGTTCGGCACCCGCTGGACGGCCCGCGCGAAGCGGCGATCGGCGCCATGGTCGCCGAAGCGGGGCGGGTCGCTAAAGCCGAAGGGTGCGGCATGCAACTCTATGAGGACTCGGCGCAAGACGCCGTCGCGGTGAACGAGCCGCTCACGAACCAATTGGCCGACGCGATCGCCGCGTGCGGTTGCAAACCACACCGCGTGCCGAGCGGCGCGGGGCACGACGCGGTTGTCATGGCCAAGCGATTCCCGGTCGCGATGCTCTTCCTGCGGCACCCCGGCGCGGTGAGCCACCACCCCGACGAACGCGTCGATACGGAGGACGTCGCTACCGGCATCGAGGCGATGACCCGCTTTGTGCTGAACCTCGCCAAGCAAGATCAATCCACCGCCACTCTGAGTTCTACCTGA
- the uox gene encoding Uricase translates to MAIRLAENRYGKHRVRVSKVRRPRQAASNTERHEFVEYAVDVELEGDFDESYTGGDNRHVVATDTCKNTVYVLAKDHPLDTGESFGAAIAEHFVGRYDHVGRACVAVTETVWSRLNDSPHGFAARDRATPTARVELTRGESPVVSAGIEHLIIAKTTESGFVDFHQDEYRTLADTDDRILATELSATWTYRPGDRDYAASRERVTGALLARFLDHYSRSVQETLYFMGEAALGACPEALRISLTMPNKHHLLADMAPFGRENENEVFVATDEPFGYISATVSNE, encoded by the coding sequence ATGGCCATTCGTCTCGCCGAGAACCGCTACGGCAAGCACCGCGTCCGCGTCAGCAAGGTCCGCAGGCCGCGGCAAGCGGCGTCGAACACGGAACGTCACGAGTTCGTCGAGTACGCGGTCGATGTCGAGCTCGAGGGGGATTTCGACGAGTCGTACACCGGCGGCGACAACCGCCACGTCGTCGCCACGGACACCTGCAAGAACACGGTCTACGTGCTGGCGAAGGATCACCCGCTCGACACGGGCGAGTCGTTCGGGGCGGCGATCGCGGAGCACTTCGTCGGCCGGTACGACCACGTCGGCCGAGCTTGCGTTGCGGTGACCGAGACCGTTTGGTCTCGTCTGAACGACTCGCCGCACGGCTTCGCCGCCCGCGACCGAGCGACCCCGACCGCGCGGGTCGAGCTCACCCGGGGCGAGTCGCCGGTGGTCTCTGCCGGGATTGAGCACCTGATCATCGCAAAGACGACCGAGAGCGGTTTCGTCGATTTCCACCAAGACGAGTACCGCACCCTTGCGGACACCGACGATCGCATCCTGGCGACCGAACTGTCCGCCACGTGGACGTACCGCCCCGGCGACCGCGACTACGCGGCGAGCCGGGAACGCGTCACCGGCGCGCTGCTGGCGCGTTTCCTCGATCACTACAGCCGCAGCGTGCAGGAAACGCTCTACTTCATGGGCGAGGCGGCGCTCGGCGCCTGCCCGGAGGCGCTGCGCATCTCGCTCACGATGCCGAACAAGCACCACCTGCTGGCGGACATGGCGCCGTTCGGTCGCGAGAACGAGAACGAGGTCTTCGTCGCCACCGACGAGCCGTTCGGTTACATCTCGGCGACGGTGTCGAACGAGTAA
- the amaB gene encoding N-carbamoyl-L-amino acid hydrolase codes for MTPPAVQIDAGQLVRELLELAAISDCPEPPPAVTRVVFTETDLRAREYLKSLYEAAGLSVRVDPIGNTFARWEGTEPDSPAVGTGSHCDAIPHAGLYDGTVGVLGGLEAVRALQRAGYRPRRSIDVVMFTSEEPTRFGVGCTGSRLMSGALSPEALAAFIDDAGDSYDTIRQRAGFSGDLADTRLATDAYDAFVELHIEQGPELEAAGLPIGVVTAIAAPATLEFALEGEGGHAGAVLMPRRHDALAAAAEMVVAIESLARASASPDLVATVGQMEVHPGAVNSIPSRVRFPLDLRDIDGANRDLVLAEIEQATDRIAAERGVTIEHRVLNADPPATSDQRLVAAINGAAESLGLASQEMISRAYHDSLFMARVAPMAMIFIPCRGGVSHRPDEYASPEAISAGVQTLALTLAELAS; via the coding sequence GTGACCCCTCCCGCCGTTCAGATCGATGCGGGGCAGCTCGTCCGCGAGCTGCTCGAGCTGGCGGCGATCAGCGATTGCCCCGAGCCTCCGCCCGCGGTGACGCGTGTCGTCTTTACCGAGACCGACCTGCGGGCGCGGGAGTACCTGAAGAGCCTCTACGAAGCGGCCGGGCTGAGCGTCCGCGTCGATCCGATCGGCAACACCTTCGCGCGCTGGGAAGGGACCGAACCCGATTCCCCGGCCGTCGGCACCGGCTCGCACTGCGACGCCATCCCGCACGCCGGGTTGTACGACGGCACGGTCGGCGTGCTGGGGGGGCTCGAAGCGGTCCGTGCGTTGCAGCGAGCGGGTTATCGTCCGCGGCGTTCGATCGACGTGGTGATGTTCACGTCCGAAGAGCCGACGCGGTTCGGCGTGGGCTGCACCGGCAGCCGACTCATGAGCGGCGCCCTCTCGCCCGAGGCGTTGGCCGCTTTCATCGACGACGCCGGGGACAGCTACGACACGATCCGTCAACGGGCCGGTTTCTCGGGGGATCTCGCCGACACACGCCTCGCGACCGACGCTTACGACGCCTTCGTCGAGCTGCACATCGAGCAAGGCCCCGAGCTGGAAGCGGCGGGCTTGCCGATCGGCGTGGTCACGGCGATCGCCGCCCCGGCCACGCTCGAGTTCGCCCTCGAAGGCGAGGGGGGCCACGCCGGCGCTGTGCTCATGCCCCGCCGCCACGACGCGCTGGCCGCCGCCGCCGAGATGGTCGTCGCGATCGAGTCCCTGGCCCGCGCGAGCGCCAGCCCCGACCTGGTCGCGACCGTCGGCCAAATGGAGGTTCACCCCGGCGCGGTGAACTCGATCCCCAGCCGCGTCCGCTTCCCGCTCGACCTGCGCGACATCGACGGCGCCAACCGCGACCTAGTGCTCGCCGAGATCGAGCAAGCGACCGATCGGATCGCTGCTGAGCGCGGCGTGACGATTGAGCATCGCGTTCTCAACGCCGACCCGCCGGCGACCAGCGACCAGCGACTGGTCGCGGCGATCAACGGGGCGGCCGAATCGCTCGGCCTCGCGAGCCAAGAGATGATCAGCCGGGCGTATCACGACTCGCTGTTCATGGCCCGCGTGGCGCCGATGGCGATGATCTTCATCCCGTGCCGCGGCGGGGTCTCCCACCGGCCGGACGAGTACGCCTCGCCCGAGGCGATCTCCGCCGGCGTGCAAACGCTCGCCCTGACGCTCGCCGAACTGGCGTCGTAG
- the allB_1 gene encoding Allantoinase, translated as MPASDDQLVLSSPRVVTPEGEAPASLRIAGGRVEAIEPLGDRQDAPVILPGLVDPHVHLNEPGRTEWEGFATGTAAAAAGGVTTLIDMPLNSSPVTTTVEALQAKRNAATGKLSVDVGFYAGLVPGNETHLAPLLDAGVRGVKAFLCHSGIDEFPAATERELRAAMPLLAERGVPLLAHAELVAPVEPMADPRRYRDYLASRPTAFERDAITLLIDLCRETGCRTHIVHLADADCLPVLAAARAEGLPLTVETCPHYLTFAAEEIPDGATQYKCAPPIRDAANREALWGGLADGVIDFIASDHSPCPAPMKRLDTGRFDEAWGGVSSLQLTLPIVWTEASRRGHTLNEVVDWLCHRPAQLVGLEGGVRVGADANLVLFDPDAEFVVEGAKLEHRHDLTPYEGRRLRGVVRATYLRGQLATPGAGRAL; from the coding sequence GTGCCCGCCAGCGATGACCAGCTCGTTCTCAGCAGCCCCCGGGTGGTAACGCCCGAGGGCGAGGCGCCCGCGTCACTGCGCATCGCGGGCGGTCGCGTCGAAGCGATCGAGCCGCTCGGCGACCGCCAAGACGCGCCCGTGATCCTCCCGGGCCTCGTCGATCCGCACGTCCACCTCAACGAGCCGGGCCGCACCGAGTGGGAGGGCTTCGCCACCGGCACGGCGGCCGCGGCGGCGGGCGGGGTGACGACCCTCATCGACATGCCGCTCAACAGCTCACCCGTGACGACAACCGTCGAGGCTTTGCAAGCCAAACGCAACGCCGCCACGGGCAAGCTCTCGGTCGACGTTGGCTTCTACGCGGGGCTCGTGCCGGGCAACGAGACGCATCTCGCTCCGCTGCTGGACGCGGGCGTGCGGGGTGTGAAGGCGTTCCTCTGCCACAGCGGCATCGACGAGTTCCCCGCGGCCACCGAGCGCGAGCTGCGCGCCGCGATGCCGCTGCTCGCCGAACGGGGCGTTCCGCTGCTGGCGCACGCGGAGCTCGTCGCGCCCGTGGAGCCGATGGCCGACCCGCGCCGCTACCGCGACTACCTCGCCTCGCGGCCCACGGCGTTCGAGCGCGACGCCATCACGCTCTTGATCGATCTGTGCCGCGAGACGGGCTGCCGAACGCACATCGTCCACCTTGCCGACGCCGATTGCCTGCCGGTGCTCGCCGCGGCGCGGGCGGAGGGCTTGCCGCTGACGGTGGAGACCTGCCCGCACTACCTCACCTTCGCGGCGGAGGAGATCCCCGACGGCGCCACGCAGTACAAGTGCGCCCCGCCGATCCGAGACGCCGCCAACCGCGAAGCCTTGTGGGGCGGCCTGGCCGACGGGGTCATCGACTTCATCGCCTCGGACCACTCCCCCTGCCCCGCCCCGATGAAGCGGCTCGACACGGGTCGTTTTGATGAGGCGTGGGGCGGTGTCAGTTCATTGCAGCTCACCCTGCCGATCGTCTGGACCGAGGCAAGCCGCCGCGGGCACACGCTCAACGAAGTCGTTGATTGGCTCTGCCATCGGCCCGCGCAGCTCGTCGGGCTCGAAGGGGGCGTCCGCGTCGGCGCGGACGCGAACCTCGTCCTGTTCGATCCCGACGCGGAGTTCGTCGTCGAGGGCGCGAAGCTCGAGCATCGACACGACCTAACGCCTTACGAAGGACGCCGGCTGCGCGGCGTTGTGCGGGCAACTTACTTGCGTGGCCAACTCGCCACGCCTGGCGCCGGGAGGGCCCTGTGA